A region of Selenomonadales bacterium 4137-cl DNA encodes the following proteins:
- a CDS encoding XdhC family protein, whose product MDEVLRALSTARANGDRVALVTIITTRGSTPRKAGTKMVVSADGRVSGTIGGGCAEAEVRLKALQVLDDGRPVLYQVNLLNDVAAADGMVCGGVMEVFIQPA is encoded by the coding sequence ATGGACGAAGTGCTGAGGGCCTTATCCACAGCCCGGGCGAACGGGGATCGGGTCGCCTTGGTAACAATAATAACAACCCGGGGGTCGACGCCCCGGAAAGCGGGAACGAAAATGGTCGTGTCGGCCGATGGGCGTGTTAGCGGCACGATCGGCGGCGGCTGCGCGGAGGCCGAGGTCAGGCTTAAGGCGCTGCAGGTGCTCGACGACGGCCGGCCGGTGTTGTACCAGGTGAATTTGCTCAACGATGTGGCTGCGGCGGACGGCATGGTCTGCGGTGGAGTAATGGAGGTTTTTATCCAGCCGGCCTGA
- the yqeB gene encoding selenium-dependent molybdenum cofactor biosynthesis protein YqeB → MKEPLILIKGAGDLASGVAHRLHRAGWVPVMTELAQPLVVRRTVSFAEAVYEGRVAVEGVTAALAENERDIAILRRQGIIPVTVDPAGTLVKAMRPAVLVDASMAKKNQGTRIKDAKFVIALGPGYCAGRDVHAVVETKRGHYLGRVIVDGFALADTGEPDPVNGYSHERLLRAPAGGVFRSGRRIGDTVAAGEIVGWVREAGDDQAPPPEIPVRTAISGVLRGLIRDGCRVKTALKIGDVDPRGNPEYCSAISDKARAVAGGVLEALLMLSEGDIKCSFFVESAR, encoded by the coding sequence ATGAAAGAGCCGTTGATTTTGATAAAAGGGGCCGGCGATCTGGCCAGCGGTGTTGCCCACCGGCTGCACCGCGCCGGCTGGGTGCCGGTGATGACCGAGCTTGCGCAGCCGTTGGTAGTGCGGCGGACGGTGTCATTCGCCGAAGCCGTCTATGAGGGCCGGGTCGCGGTCGAAGGCGTGACCGCGGCGCTGGCGGAGAACGAACGTGACATAGCCATCCTGCGGCGTCAGGGGATAATCCCGGTAACGGTCGACCCGGCCGGGACACTGGTTAAGGCAATGCGCCCGGCGGTGTTGGTCGACGCCTCGATGGCGAAGAAGAATCAGGGAACGCGCATAAAGGACGCTAAGTTCGTGATCGCGCTGGGGCCGGGCTATTGCGCCGGCCGGGATGTCCACGCGGTTGTCGAGACCAAGCGGGGGCACTATCTCGGCCGGGTGATTGTCGATGGTTTTGCCCTGGCCGATACCGGGGAGCCGGACCCGGTCAACGGCTACTCCCACGAACGCCTGCTGCGGGCGCCGGCCGGCGGCGTTTTCCGTTCTGGCCGGCGGATCGGCGATACGGTTGCCGCCGGCGAAATTGTCGGCTGGGTGAGGGAGGCCGGCGACGATCAGGCGCCGCCGCCGGAGATCCCGGTCCGGACGGCGATAAGCGGCGTGTTGCGCGGGCTCATCCGCGACGGCTGCCGTGTGAAAACGGCGCTTAAGATCGGCGACGTCGACCCGCGGGGCAACCCGGAATACTGTTCGGCAATCAGCGACAAGGCCCGGGCGGTGGCGGGAGGAGTGCTTGAAGCCTTGTTGATGCTTAGCGAAGGGGATATAAAATGCAGCTTTTTCGTAGAATCAGCCAGATAG
- a CDS encoding XdhC family protein: MQLFRRISQIVDQGGRVNTVTLIGAPAAHAAAVGQMMALLPDGTADGCLIDEKFTAAVVERIKTGAFGAPTVFAVDYGGDFTLFWDCWAGEANAVVFGGGHISVALADILRHVGFRVSVIDDRPEFAGKTRFPGADKVICKDFAAAIADGDVAVDDQTAVIIVTRGHRYDLDCLRGTIGSGAKYIGMIGSRSRVAGILSMLAEEGFSPDHLGRLRAPIGLDIGATTPAEIAVSIVAEIIAVFRGGSLRPLKLAAGEGQEWTKC, from the coding sequence ATGCAGCTTTTTCGTAGAATCAGCCAGATAGTCGACCAGGGCGGGCGTGTTAACACGGTCACCTTAATCGGGGCTCCGGCGGCCCATGCCGCGGCAGTCGGGCAGATGATGGCGCTGTTGCCGGACGGTACGGCGGACGGCTGCCTGATCGACGAAAAATTTACCGCCGCCGTGGTCGAACGCATAAAGACCGGGGCGTTTGGAGCGCCGACAGTCTTCGCGGTCGATTACGGGGGAGACTTCACGTTGTTTTGGGATTGCTGGGCCGGGGAGGCAAACGCGGTAGTCTTCGGCGGCGGGCACATCAGCGTTGCGCTCGCGGATATCCTGCGCCATGTCGGGTTTCGGGTTTCGGTGATCGACGACCGGCCGGAATTTGCCGGTAAAACCCGCTTTCCCGGGGCCGACAAGGTTATCTGCAAGGATTTCGCCGCGGCGATAGCCGACGGCGATGTTGCCGTCGACGACCAGACGGCGGTCATCATTGTGACCCGCGGGCACCGTTACGATCTCGACTGCCTGCGGGGAACGATCGGGTCAGGGGCGAAATACATCGGCATGATCGGCAGCCGCAGCCGTGTTGCCGGCATACTGAGCATGCTGGCGGAGGAAGGGTTTTCCCCGGACCATCTCGGGCGTCTCCGGGCGCCGATCGGCCTCGATATCGGCGCGACGACTCCGGCGGAAATTGCCGTAAGCATCGTCGCCGAAATCATCGCCGTCTTTCGCGGTGGTTCGCTAAGACCGCTGAAACTCGCTGCCGGGGAGGGGCAGGAATGGACGAAGTGCTGA
- a CDS encoding ABC transporter ATP-binding protein — protein MNVMQTEALTINFGGLKAVDEVDFAIGDEVIGLIGPNGSGKTTFLNLVSGIYKPTGGKIVFEQRDITGAGPDVVRQKGIARTFQTNRLCLNLSVMDNILLGLYSRQKATWWQAILQPARCRREMARDIDDGLAILHHFNPALVARAYEPVTAIPLIDRRRIEIARAIVGRPRLLLLDEPTAGLNAEETGQIIGDIGRIRQQDHRISMIIIEHDMAVISSICQRVVVLNAGRKIADDCFGEVCKNEQVRRAYLGG, from the coding sequence ATGAACGTGATGCAGACCGAGGCGTTAACCATCAACTTCGGCGGCCTGAAAGCCGTCGACGAGGTAGACTTTGCCATCGGCGACGAAGTGATCGGCTTGATCGGCCCCAACGGTTCGGGGAAGACTACTTTCCTCAATCTGGTGAGCGGCATCTATAAGCCGACCGGCGGGAAGATCGTTTTTGAGCAGCGGGATATAACCGGCGCCGGACCCGATGTCGTCAGGCAAAAAGGCATCGCGCGGACTTTTCAGACCAACCGGCTGTGCCTGAATCTCAGCGTCATGGACAATATCCTGCTTGGCCTTTACAGCCGCCAGAAGGCGACGTGGTGGCAGGCGATACTGCAGCCGGCCCGCTGCCGCCGGGAAATGGCGAGGGACATCGACGACGGTTTGGCAATCCTGCACCATTTCAACCCGGCGCTGGTGGCCAGGGCGTACGAACCGGTCACCGCCATTCCGCTCATCGACCGGCGGCGCATCGAAATCGCCCGCGCCATCGTCGGCCGGCCGCGCCTGCTGCTGCTCGACGAGCCCACCGCCGGGCTGAACGCCGAGGAGACGGGCCAAATAATCGGCGACATCGGTAGGATAAGGCAGCAAGATCACCGGATCAGTATGATCATCATCGAACACGACATGGCGGTAATCTCCAGCATCTGTCAGAGGGTCGTCGTACTGAACGCCGGACGAAAGATCGCCGATGACTGCTTCGGCGAAGTGTGCAAGAACGAACAAGTCCGCCGGGCGTACCTGGGAGGTTAA
- a CDS encoding ABC transporter ATP-binding protein encodes MLELRNVSTVYGTIPMLMDVTINVGKGEAVCLLGANGAGKTTVLKTIISMVSPVSGEVHFNGRRIDTLPSHKVIESGIAIVPEREGLFPRMTVADNLLMGAYYEADKKKIKARLAEVLAIFPRLGERYHRKAGTLSGGERKMLGIGRALLADPQVMLMDEPSLGLAPALVNEVYEVIGRIKREKNLAILLVEQNAQKALAVVERGYVLQKGGIILKGSTAELQADKIVQESYLSAGA; translated from the coding sequence ATGCTGGAACTTCGCAACGTCAGTACCGTTTACGGAACGATTCCCATGCTGATGGACGTGACCATCAATGTCGGCAAGGGGGAGGCGGTCTGTCTGCTGGGAGCTAACGGCGCCGGCAAGACCACCGTGCTCAAGACGATCATAAGCATGGTCAGCCCGGTGAGCGGGGAAGTGCATTTCAACGGCCGGCGGATCGACACGCTGCCGTCCCACAAGGTCATCGAAAGCGGCATCGCTATCGTTCCCGAGCGGGAGGGGCTGTTTCCCAGGATGACGGTAGCCGATAACCTGCTCATGGGCGCTTATTACGAAGCCGACAAGAAAAAAATCAAGGCCAGGCTGGCCGAGGTGCTCGCCATTTTTCCCCGGCTCGGGGAGCGCTATCACCGCAAAGCCGGCACGCTGAGCGGCGGGGAGCGCAAGATGCTGGGCATCGGCCGGGCGCTGCTGGCCGACCCGCAGGTGATGCTGATGGATGAACCGTCGCTCGGGCTCGCGCCGGCGCTGGTCAATGAGGTATACGAGGTCATCGGCAGGATAAAGCGGGAAAAAAATCTCGCCATCCTGCTGGTGGAGCAGAACGCCCAGAAGGCGCTGGCGGTCGTGGAACGCGGCTATGTTCTCCAGAAGGGCGGCATCATTCTGAAAGGCTCCACCGCCGAACTGCAGGCGGACAAGATCGTCCAGGAAAGCTACCTGTCGGCGGGCGCCTAG